The Arachis ipaensis cultivar K30076 chromosome B05, Araip1.1, whole genome shotgun sequence nucleotide sequence TTTAAGGtgtgataaatatttttttatggctGACAGTTTATCACACGAGATATTTTCATCTTAAActtccaaatttttaattaaaaaattaacggctccgctacgttaccaacagcatatctgccaacttctgccaactcttatttataattgttttTTATGGAAATGTGTtcgtagatgtgtctaataaaaatgtcttttttatagctgtgtttaatagaagtgtctttatagatatattttctggatgtgtctctttatatatgtatatgcttatttattgattttaatatgacgagttaataattatttttaaaaatttatttttaaatttttgtttatattttattttttattttttaatagtctatatgtaaaatataaattatatattagaagttgttaaaaatttttaatttaacttccATAATTTTTGCAGAAAATTATTGCACTTTAATGGATAATAATGTGATTGAGAGATATTAGGGATTTAATTTGGAAGAAACTGAAATTGATTTTGGAAAGAACATTAATAATTCCAAATATGCAGCAAAATATAGGTGATAAGGAGAATAAGTGATCTCATTCTCTTGataaggactagtttgactaatttttaaaatttgagggatgaaaatgacttacgtttgGACTTTCAAGTACTATTTTGActaatagaaaaaaattttatatgtcaagtgacacgtagcatgccacgtgtcactgacctgTCACGTGGCGTGCCACGTGTTACTGAcctgccacgtggcacttaacgtgacacgtcatcatccaattGACGgaatgactaatttgactaacagtttatctttcagggactaatttgattaaaaaaatcatttggGAACGAAAATAAAGATCGCgtgatctttcagggacgaatttgaaCATTAACCCAAACTCTACGTGTATATTAAAATCagctatcagtataaaatatatgttaaaatataaatatatattaaaaataaattaaattacatatgtatttatatataaatacattagtgattaattttaatagttaattttaatatacaaataatatttttgttacaaattagtGTGTTACGTTTGTCACTTCTTAAAAAATGCATAGCAATCAAGAAGCTCTTCTTCCATTCAATTAGATGATGCATGCTTCATACAAATTGATTTCACGCATAAaccattatatatattatttcaaATTGGTTGGCTCAACTTTAGCATTTttatgccaatgagtaatagcttaaatgacataatcttcccatactcatcTAAGAGATTGCGTGTTTCAGtcttcatatctttggtaaataaaaaaaaaaaaaaacttgtgcaTTTTTATATTGATTGTGCATCTAATCATGTAGCCACCCGCCCCAACCCGGATTCATAAACTATAAACGAAAACTATTTTTGGTTGCAATAAAATATTCAATTTTTTACGAACTTTACTTCCCTTTGATAATATGTCTTAATTATCCAAGTTGACTTCTGACTTAGCTCTGATAATAATTACCATTAAAGCAAGCAAGGCAGAAAAAATAACATTACGCGCGAGGTTTCTAGATACCATGAATTAAGTTCTTAACTGAATAGATAATTTTTATTGAAAACTTGAGTGAAACATGATGGAAGCAGATCATGAAGATGGAAGTTATGATAGGAACAAGGAATTAAAGCTTTTTGATGAAACAAAAGCAGGTGTGAAGGGTCTTGTTGATGCTGGTTTGACTAAGTTACCAAAGATATTTGTTCATGATAACCATAAAGTCAAcgattcttcttcttcctcttcttcctctgctACCAATGTTAGTATTCCAGTTATTGATTTGGGATCACTACACGAAGAAGGTAATTCACGCCATGAGATAGTTCAGAAAGTCAAAGATGCAGGTGAGAAATGGGGGTTCTTTCAAGTGGTCAACCATAAAATTCCACAGAGTATTTTGGATGAAATGCTTGATGGGGTGCGTAAATTTCATGAGCAAGATGCTGAGGTGAAGAAAGAATTCTATTCACGTGATATTACAAAGAGAGTGTTCTACAACACCAACTTCAATTTTTATACAACTTCAGAGGTTAATTGGAGGGACACCCTCTATTGTTTATTGGCACCAGGGCCCCTTGACCCTCACCAACTCCCTTCAATTTGCAGGTATATAACTCTAGCTTGGTTTAGTTTGGTAAAGACTCACATATCGTCGATAACTAATTCGaattagttaaataattaatttactcGTTTAAGTAAAGAGGTTTGAATATACAGTAACTATTGATTGGTCGCAAATCTTTAAATGAAACTCCAATTTGAAATAGACCAATCCTTAACTTATCGTGTTAGGAAGATattgtgaaaattttcaaaaaatagttaataataaaaaaaatgcttGATGGGGTGCGTAAATTTCATGAGCAAGATGCTGAGGTGAAGAAAGAATTCTATTCACGTGATATTACAAAGAGAGTGTTCTACAACACCAACTTCAATTTTTATACAACTTCAGAGGTTAATTGGAGGGACACCCTCTATTGTTTATTGGCACCAGGGCCCCTTGACCCTCACCAACTCCCTTCAATTTGCAGGTATATAACTCTAGCTTGGTTTAGTTTGGTAAAGACTCACATATCGTCGATAACTAATTCGaattagttaaataattaatttactcGTTTAAGTAAAGAGGTTTGAATATACAGTAACTATTGATTGGTCGCAAATCTTTAAATGAAACTCCAATTTGAAATAGACCAATCCTTAACTTATCGTGTTAGGAAGATattgtgaaaattttcaaaaaatagttAATAATANcattttttatttatttaaaatttttgtataagaaaaaaaaataagaagagaaaataaattttgaaaaataaaaacacaaacaaaaaatGTAAAATGTTATTGTTTTCATGACATGCGAGATTAATTTGTTTGCAGAGATGTAATAATTGAATACTTAGATCATATCAAGAAACTGGCACTGACGCTGTTGGAATTGCTTTCGGAGGCATTAGGCCTAGAAGGCAATTACCTCAAGGACATAGATTGTGGTGAAGGGATTTTCATGGTTGGAAATTATTACCCTCCTTGCCCTCAGCCTGAACTCACTTGGGGGTTAAGTTCTCATACGGATTTGGGGTTTGTAACTATTCTTCTACAAGACCAAGTTGGTGGACTTCAAGTCTTTCATGAAAACCAATGGTTTGATATCACTCCGTTTCCTGGTGCTTTTATCGTTAACCTTGGTGACATGATGCAGGTGATCATAATTTTATCATTGATTGTGTCaggatttatattaaaaataaagtatattttttatctttaaccatttataaattttaaatttttttaagggtaaaatattaaattagttcTTTATGTTTGGGtgtaaagtgtcctatttgaataaaaaaaagttttatttagcatcaatttagtctcaCAGTGAGgtcaaatttaaataattaatgtaatgtcctacataacaacagtacaagaacaaaatcgataatttggagaataagtacaagctccagagacacaaaatcaaccgttgatgcatcaatacatttatttattatttttcttataatatcaacaaaatattttatatagaactaaagagaatgataaataaatgtattgatgcatcaacggttgattttgtgcctctgaagcttgtacttattctccagattatcgattttgttcttgtactgttgttatgtaggacattccattaattatttaactttgacctcattgTGAGACTAAATTGatactaaatgaaacttttttggattcaaataggatatTTTAAACCTTAAGGATCAAAATAGAATTATGCCCAAACATAagggaccaatttaatactttaccttttttttttaaatttgttttatttaattttatttttaatatttttatttatgtcaaAATTATTCTGAACGTTAATTCTGTTTAAAATGNNNNNNNNNNNNNNNNNNNNNNNNNNNNNNNNNNNNNNNNNNNNNNNNNNNNNNNNNNNNNNNNNNNNNNNNNNNNNNNNNNNNNNNNNNNNNNNNNNNNNNNNNNNNNNNNNNNNNNNNNNNNNNNNNNNNNNNNNNNNNNNNNNNNNNNNNNNNNNNNNNNNNNNNNNNNNNNNNNNNNNNNNNNNNNNNNNNNNNNNNNNNNNNNNNNNNNNNNNNNNNNNNNNNNNNNNNNNNNNNNNNNNNNNNNNNNNNNNNNNNNNNNNNNNNNNNNNNNNNNNNNNNNNNNNNNNNNNNNNNNNNNNNNNNNNNNNNNNNNNNNNNNNNNNNNNNNNNNNNNNNNNNNNNNNNNNNNNNNNNNNNNNNNNNNNNNNNNNNNNNNNNNNNNNNNNNNNNNNNNNNNNNattttttatatttttattatttaaaatttttgtataagaaaaaaaaataagaagagaaaataaattttgaaaaataaaaacacaaacaaaaaatgttaaaattatttgTTTTCATGACATGCGAGATTAATTTGTTTGCAGAGATGTAATAATTGAATACTTAGATCATATCAAGAAACTGGCACTGACGCTGTTGGAATTGCTTTCGGAGGCATTAGGCCTAGAAGGCAATTACCTCAAGGACATAGATTGTGGTGAAGGGATTTTCATGGTTGGAAATTATTACCCTCCTTGCCCTGAGCCTGAACTCACTTGGGGGTTAAGTGCTCATACGGATATGGGCTTTGTAACTATTCTTCTACAAGATCAAGTTGGTGGACTTCAAGTCTTTCATGAAAACCAATGGTTTGATATCACTCCCTTTCCTGGTGCTTTCATCATTAACCTTGGTGACATGATGCAGGTGATCATAATTTTATCATTGTTTTTTTAgtgatttatattaaaaataaagtatattttttatctttaaccatttataaattttaaatttttttaagggtaaaatattaaattagttcTTTATGTTTGGGtgtaaagtgtcctatttgaataaaaaaaagttttatttagcatcaatttagtctcaCAGTGAGgtcaaatttaaataattaatgtaatgtcctacataacaacagtacaagaacaaaatcgataatttggagaataagtacaagctccagagacacaaaatcaaccgttgatgcatcaatacatttatttattatttttcttataatatcaacaaaatattttatatagaactaaagagaatgataaataaatgtattgatgcatcaacggttgattttgtgcctctgaagcttgtacttattctccagattatcgattttgttcttgtactgttgttatgtaggacattccattaattatttaactttgacctcattgTGAGACTAAATTGatactaaatgaaacttttttggattcaaataggatatTTTAAACCTTAAGGATCAAAATAGAATTATGCCCAAACATAagggaccaatttaatactttaccttttttttttaaatttgttttatttaattttatttttaatatttttatttatgtcaaAATTATTCTGAACGTTAATTCTATTTAAAATGttagagacaaaattaaaaatatataaaNNNNNNNNNNNNNNNNNNNNNNNNNNNNNNNNNNNNNNNNNNNNNNNNNNNNNNNNNNNNNNNNNNNNNNNNNNNNNNNNNNNNNNNNNNNNNNNNNNNNNNNNNNNNNNNNNNNNNNNNNNNNNNNNNattaaaaaaaattaaacattagAGAAACCTACTTTAATCTTTATATTTGtatattgaatttaattttattttaagcaaATATCTAATCATGTATTACTATGTTATATAATATGCCACAAATCAAATAGTTAAGTTGTTCAAATGACCTATTTAATGTCTTAGCACTGATTACAGCTAATCACAAATGACAAGTTTATGAGCGCCAAACACAGAGTTGTGGCTCAAAAAGTAGGTCCACGAGTTTCGGTTTCATGCTCTCTGAGACAACATGTTCAGGATGAATGTCTAAGAATGTATGGACCAAT carries:
- the LOC107644792 gene encoding deacetoxyvindoline 4-hydroxylase isoform X1, coding for MMEADHEDGSYDRNKELKLFDETKAGVKGLVDAGLTKLPKIFVHDNHKVNDSSSSSSSSATNVSIPVIDLGSLHEEGNSRHEIVQKVKDAGEKWGFFQVVNHKIPQSILDEMLDGVRKFHEQDAEVKKEFYSRDITKRVFYNTNFNFYTTSEVNWRDTLYCLLAPGPLDPHQLPSICRDVIIEYLDHIKKLALTLLELLSEALGLEGNYLKDIDCGEGIFMVGNYYPPCPQPELTWGLSSHTDLGFVTILLQDQVGGLQVFHENQWFDITPFPGAFIVNLGDMMQLITNDKFMSAKHRVVAQKVGPRVSVSCSLRQHVQDECLRMYGPIKELVTKENPPIYKEMKMPDLVKLVYTTKLDYDISSPLKHFRL
- the LOC107644792 gene encoding deacetoxyvindoline 4-hydroxylase isoform X2, which translates into the protein MMEADHEDGSYDRNKELKLFDETKAGVKGLVDAGLTKLPKIFVHDNHKVNDSSSSSSSSATNVSIPVIDLGSLHEEGNSRHEIVQKVKDAGEKWGFFQVVNHKIPQSILDEMLDGVRKFHEQDAEVKKEFYSRDITKRVFYNTNFNFYTTSEVNWRDTLYCLLAPGPLDPHQLPSICRDVIIEYLDHIKKLALTLLELLSEALGLEGNYLKDIDCGEGIFMVGNYYPPCPEPELTWGLSAHTDMGFVTILLQDQVGGLQVFHENQWFDITPFPGAFIINLGDMMQLITNDKFMSAKHRVVAQKVGPRVSVSCSLRQHVQDECLRMYGPIKELVTKENPPIYKEMKMPDLVKLVYTTKLDYDISSPLKHFRL